A stretch of Shinella zoogloeoides DNA encodes these proteins:
- a CDS encoding LysR family transcriptional regulator has translation MTDRQRRKLLANLRALRAFEAVGHHRSFTAAANELAVSQGAVSHQIKQLEERLGRRLLERNARGVGLTSEGSLLLDVCARAFEEIAGALSLIGQENGTQILRIRTGPFFAMEVLVPRMAGFLERNPGIQLHLSNLEERSGGQEREDAQIKYCLHPPAGHYAIEILRERLVPVCSPALLASVARGEDLLFSQSVARLHYRNASDWKNWLTHNNLQETRTNANLFFDDQHTLLAAARSGHGIGFSHRAFVEADIARGTLCVLSEDMFQPEECYMFICPKESMATNPALARFCDWLLEEVAAIR, from the coding sequence ATGACCGATCGCCAACGCCGAAAGCTTCTAGCGAACCTGCGCGCCCTGCGGGCCTTCGAGGCCGTGGGCCATCACCGCAGCTTCACGGCGGCGGCGAACGAGCTGGCCGTCAGCCAGGGCGCCGTGAGCCACCAAATCAAGCAGCTCGAGGAACGGCTCGGCCGGCGCCTGCTCGAGCGCAATGCGCGCGGCGTCGGGCTTACCTCAGAGGGCAGCCTCCTTCTGGATGTCTGCGCGCGCGCTTTCGAGGAGATCGCGGGCGCCCTGTCGCTGATCGGGCAGGAGAACGGAACACAGATCCTGCGCATCCGCACCGGCCCCTTCTTCGCGATGGAGGTGCTTGTGCCCCGCATGGCCGGCTTCCTGGAGCGCAATCCCGGCATCCAGCTTCATCTCAGCAATCTGGAGGAACGCAGCGGCGGACAGGAGCGGGAGGATGCGCAGATCAAGTACTGCCTCCACCCGCCGGCGGGCCACTATGCGATCGAGATTCTGCGTGAACGCCTCGTGCCGGTGTGCAGCCCGGCTTTGCTGGCAAGCGTCGCGCGCGGCGAGGACCTCCTGTTCAGCCAGAGCGTCGCGCGCCTTCACTATCGCAATGCCAGCGACTGGAAGAACTGGCTCACCCACAACAACCTGCAGGAAACGCGCACCAACGCGAACCTCTTCTTCGACGACCAGCACACGCTGCTCGCCGCGGCCCGGTCCGGCCATGGCATCGGCTTCTCGCACCGCGCCTTCGTGGAGGCGGATATCGCGCGCGGCACACTCTGCGTCCTGTCCGAGGATATGTTCCAGCCGGAGGAATGCTACATGTTCATCTGCCCGAAGGAGAGCATGGCCACCAATCCAGCCCTCGCGCGCTTCTGCGACTGGCTGCTCGAAGAGGTGGCGGCCATACGCTAG
- a CDS encoding antibiotic biosynthesis monooxygenase, whose protein sequence is MLIQMVSINVKPGHAAEFLEAFRINYEGTRQEPGNLRFDVLRNPEDEHSFVIYEVFKSPEALDDHRKTAHYQECVRRIDPILAGPRTKTFYNVEMADFLGA, encoded by the coding sequence ATGCTCATCCAGATGGTCAGCATCAACGTCAAGCCGGGCCATGCCGCCGAGTTCCTGGAGGCATTCCGCATCAACTATGAGGGCACGCGCCAGGAGCCGGGCAACCTGCGCTTCGACGTGCTGCGCAACCCGGAAGACGAGCACAGCTTCGTCATCTACGAAGTCTTCAAATCGCCGGAAGCGCTCGACGACCACCGCAAGACCGCGCACTATCAGGAATGTGTGCGCCGCATCGATCCGATCCTCGCCGGCCCGCGCACCAAGACCTTCTACAATGTCGAGATGGCGGACTTCCTCGGCGCCTGA